The Legionella lytica genome has a segment encoding these proteins:
- a CDS encoding cation diffusion facilitator family transporter — MQIYEGRHERRALKISIAVTFTLAVVGILFGLLSGSLAIVFDGMFNMVDTVMSILAFFVARLLTRTGDRRFQYGYWHIEPMVLVLNGSILILLCAYAMINAIGSIMSGGHELNFDWAFVFALLVFFLSTGMYFYLIKINRKIKSEFLRLDIQSWLMSGLISASLLLAFGLAALLHGGVYGYFTPYIDPLILATLTACLIFVPMATIRDALRDIFRMAPLELDEKIRNFLEQLLKQRNFKTYTSYVAKIGRAQFIEIHIVLPMNFPIPSIETLDEIRNEIALALGEDSPRRWLTIAFTANENWI; from the coding sequence ATGCAAATATACGAGGGGCGTCATGAACGGCGCGCACTTAAAATATCAATAGCTGTTACCTTTACCTTAGCGGTGGTAGGTATTTTATTTGGGCTATTATCAGGTTCATTGGCTATTGTCTTTGATGGTATGTTTAATATGGTTGATACCGTTATGTCAATCTTGGCCTTTTTTGTTGCCCGTCTTTTAACAAGAACAGGGGACCGAAGATTTCAATACGGTTATTGGCATATTGAACCTATGGTTCTTGTTTTGAATGGTAGTATTCTAATACTTCTTTGTGCTTATGCGATGATAAATGCCATAGGCAGTATAATGTCTGGTGGGCATGAGTTGAATTTTGATTGGGCCTTTGTGTTTGCTCTGTTGGTCTTTTTTTTATCCACGGGTATGTATTTTTACTTGATTAAAATAAACCGAAAAATCAAGTCCGAATTCTTACGATTAGACATTCAAAGTTGGCTAATGTCTGGATTGATCTCCGCATCTCTCCTATTGGCGTTTGGTCTCGCCGCGTTGTTACATGGTGGGGTCTACGGATATTTTACCCCTTACATCGATCCCCTTATTTTGGCGACTCTTACTGCTTGTTTGATTTTTGTGCCTATGGCCACTATCCGAGATGCACTGCGAGACATATTTCGCATGGCTCCCTTGGAGCTTGATGAAAAAATAAGAAACTTTTTAGAGCAGCTTTTAAAACAGCGTAATTTCAAAACCTATACAAGCTACGTTGCAAAAATAGGACGTGCACAGTTTATTGAAATACATATAGTACTACCCATGAATTTTCCAATTCCAAGCATTGAAACCTTGGATGAAATTCGTAATGAAATCGCATTGGCTCTTGGAGAAGACTCCCCAAGACGTTGGCTAACCATAGCTTTTACTGCAAATGAAAACTGGATTTAA
- the nhaA gene encoding Na+/H+ antiporter NhaA has protein sequence MNRHPTQHDLPRAQMLAERAFASIERFLHIEAVSGIVLLVAAAIALIWANLPLAESYNNVWHTPFSIRLGNYEFSRSLHFWINDALMTFFFLVVGMEIRREIFEGSLSDIRQALLPMIAAVGGVVVPALIFLGFNSLPLHQNGWAIPTATDIAFAVGVLALLGRSIPGNIRIFLLTLAIIDDIIAVLIIALFYSGGLNFGGFLIAGVGIMLVLGFQRIGIGSAFSYVIPGAIIWVGLLMTGAHPTLAGVVLGLMTPVVSVRMRERPLDMLSRMVNELTGRDPHMEDEHKLERSLRKIQLAHRELLPPVVRVQKALHPWVAYGVMPLFALANAGVSISKSTFAGNHELQILIGVAVALVVGKPLGILSISWLSVRIKWCQLPAGVNWQGLALVGLLAGIGFTMSIFIAMLAFNNEHLLNAAKLGVLIGSFTAAVLGLVWGKFYINRRLCLEND, from the coding sequence ATGAACAGACATCCTACACAGCATGATTTACCACGTGCTCAAATGCTCGCAGAAAGAGCTTTTGCTTCAATAGAACGCTTTCTTCATATAGAGGCCGTTAGCGGTATTGTTCTCCTCGTTGCGGCAGCGATAGCCTTAATATGGGCTAATTTACCTTTAGCAGAGAGCTATAATAATGTCTGGCACACACCTTTTTCTATTAGATTAGGGAACTATGAGTTTTCCAGGTCGTTACATTTTTGGATTAATGATGCTCTGATGACTTTTTTCTTTCTCGTTGTTGGTATGGAAATTCGTCGTGAAATCTTTGAGGGTTCATTAAGTGACATAAGGCAGGCACTACTTCCAATGATTGCTGCAGTTGGTGGTGTTGTTGTTCCTGCATTAATTTTTCTTGGATTCAATTCCTTACCGCTTCATCAAAATGGATGGGCGATACCTACAGCTACTGATATTGCATTCGCTGTAGGTGTACTTGCACTGCTTGGACGATCTATCCCGGGAAATATTCGGATATTCTTGCTGACTCTAGCTATCATTGACGACATTATTGCAGTGCTTATTATTGCGCTGTTCTATTCGGGTGGTCTTAATTTCGGGGGCTTCCTGATTGCAGGTGTGGGTATTATGTTAGTGCTGGGCTTTCAGCGCATCGGGATTGGTTCTGCTTTTAGCTATGTTATTCCGGGGGCCATTATCTGGGTCGGGCTCCTAATGACTGGTGCCCATCCAACTTTGGCAGGAGTGGTGCTGGGTCTAATGACTCCAGTAGTTTCCGTTCGCATGAGGGAGCGTCCTTTAGATATGTTATCACGCATGGTCAATGAACTTACTGGCCGAGATCCACACATGGAAGATGAACATAAGTTAGAACGGTCGCTTCGAAAAATTCAGCTTGCGCATAGGGAATTGTTACCTCCAGTTGTTCGAGTGCAAAAAGCATTACATCCATGGGTAGCTTACGGGGTTATGCCATTATTTGCTTTGGCAAATGCTGGGGTAAGCATAAGCAAGAGCACGTTCGCTGGTAATCATGAGCTGCAAATTCTCATTGGTGTTGCTGTAGCTTTGGTGGTCGGAAAGCCCCTTGGTATCTTAAGTATAAGCTGGTTGTCTGTGCGAATAAAATGGTGTCAACTACCCGCAGGTGTAAATTGGCAAGGTTTAGCATTGGTAGGTCTTCTGGCTGGTATCGGGTTTACAATGTCCATTTTTATTGCAATGTTAGCTTTCAATAATGAGCATTTACTCAATGCAGCAAAACTGGGGGTATTGATTGGTTCCTTTACTGCTGCTGTATTGGGACTTGTATGGGGTAAATTTTATATCAACAGAAGATTATGCTTAGAAAATGATTAA
- a CDS encoding NRAMP family divalent metal transporter, with the protein MKKVKLFRNLGPGLITGISDNDPSGIATCAQSGAKFGFGQLWSVLLMLPLMTAIQEMCARIGAVNSKGLAGVIKKQYGNKILFPLVISLFITNTINLGADLGAMSAALKLLLPINEFIGLALFSVLTLFSIIYFPYDKYVKILKWLCLFILIYPISLFIVDTPWLELLKRTFIPHITFSKEYFFMLTALFGTSISPYMFFWQAAQEAEENHKNKRAHKFTRMTITKLSLLRKDNFIGMLFSQICTWSIIAVIGITLHTHGIQNIATAADAAKALEPIVKGFPHAGYIAKLIFSIGIIGLGLMSIPILATSSSYAIATIFRCKNGLFYPCDEAKSFYGIIILSFFVGFLLNILHIDLISGLIIAAVLNCIVALPLIYLIILISNNEKIMGKFKNKILANALGWLTLILMTVSTLLMFYSFFFH; encoded by the coding sequence ATGAAAAAAGTTAAACTGTTTCGTAATTTAGGCCCTGGATTAATAACAGGTATTTCAGATAATGATCCTTCTGGAATCGCCACATGCGCTCAATCAGGCGCTAAATTTGGTTTTGGACAATTATGGTCTGTTTTACTTATGCTTCCTCTAATGACCGCAATTCAGGAAATGTGCGCGCGAATTGGTGCCGTTAATAGCAAAGGGCTTGCTGGAGTAATTAAAAAACAGTATGGAAACAAAATATTATTTCCTCTCGTTATCAGTTTATTTATCACCAATACCATTAATTTAGGCGCTGATTTGGGTGCGATGAGTGCCGCATTAAAACTTCTTTTACCTATAAATGAATTCATTGGATTAGCATTGTTTAGCGTGCTAACACTTTTTTCTATTATTTATTTCCCCTATGATAAATACGTGAAGATACTAAAATGGTTGTGTTTATTTATTTTAATTTATCCTATCTCCCTTTTTATTGTAGATACACCTTGGTTAGAGCTTTTAAAACGCACCTTTATTCCTCATATTACCTTCTCTAAAGAATATTTTTTTATGCTCACAGCCCTATTTGGAACCTCCATTTCTCCGTATATGTTTTTTTGGCAAGCCGCTCAAGAAGCAGAGGAAAATCATAAGAACAAAAGAGCTCATAAATTTACCCGCATGACGATAACGAAATTATCTTTGCTACGTAAAGATAATTTCATTGGTATGTTATTTTCTCAAATATGCACCTGGTCTATTATTGCTGTAATTGGTATTACTTTACATACTCATGGAATTCAAAATATTGCTACTGCTGCGGATGCTGCCAAAGCATTAGAACCCATAGTCAAGGGATTTCCTCATGCGGGATATATCGCTAAACTTATTTTTTCTATCGGAATTATTGGTCTTGGATTGATGAGTATTCCTATATTAGCGACCTCCTCCTCTTATGCTATTGCGACCATATTTCGCTGTAAAAATGGGCTGTTTTATCCATGTGATGAAGCCAAAAGTTTCTATGGAATTATTATTCTCTCCTTCTTTGTAGGCTTCCTGTTAAATATTTTGCATATTGACCTAATAAGCGGATTGATTATCGCCGCGGTATTGAACTGTATTGTGGCATTGCCCCTTATTTATTTAATTATTCTTATTTCCAATAATGAGAAAATTATGGGTAAATTTAAAAATAAAATACTCGCCAATGCATTAGGATGGCTTACTTTGATTTTAATGACTGTATCCACGCTATTAATGTTTTACTCTTTTTTCTTCCATTAG
- a CDS encoding acyl-CoA dehydrogenase family protein, with translation MDNLESEVRKLVQQTDLLPKKINPIERLLHLFNVGHMGLSLAKLAEAHWDALAILHEANHPIKKNALYAVWASEIPHNLLTLNKKNTLWVLNGTKMFCSGAGIVDRALITSEGWLLDVDLTQPSSKEHIEINNDSWITSAFRDTNTATLTFTNFPVEDKSFIKNKGWYLARDGFWQGALGPAACWGGGAAGLVEYSLNNSRQDAHTLAHIAAMESNIWTIRCVLESSGKEIMEGLNFMQLHQLALRTRHIIEQLCTNILTRFARTYGPFPLACDALIHQRYEELNLFLRQNHGERDLESLGRTYKQIQQN, from the coding sequence ATGGACAATTTAGAGAGTGAAGTACGTAAACTAGTACAACAAACCGACCTCCTACCTAAAAAAATCAATCCTATAGAGCGTTTATTACATTTATTTAATGTAGGCCATATGGGATTATCTTTAGCAAAGCTTGCAGAAGCTCATTGGGATGCACTAGCAATCTTACATGAGGCCAATCATCCGATCAAAAAAAATGCCTTATATGCCGTATGGGCATCCGAAATACCTCACAATCTGTTAACTCTCAATAAGAAAAACACTCTATGGGTTCTTAACGGAACTAAAATGTTTTGTAGTGGCGCAGGAATTGTAGACCGGGCATTAATTACTTCTGAAGGATGGCTCCTTGACGTGGATTTAACTCAGCCTTCATCCAAAGAACATATTGAGATAAACAATGACTCCTGGATTACTTCTGCGTTTAGAGACACTAATACCGCCACCCTGACGTTTACCAATTTTCCAGTGGAGGATAAAAGCTTTATTAAAAATAAAGGATGGTATCTTGCACGCGATGGATTTTGGCAAGGAGCTTTAGGTCCAGCTGCATGTTGGGGTGGAGGTGCTGCGGGGCTTGTTGAGTATAGTCTAAACAATTCTCGACAAGATGCTCATACACTAGCTCATATTGCTGCAATGGAATCCAATATTTGGACGATTCGTTGTGTTTTAGAAAGTTCAGGAAAAGAAATAATGGAGGGATTAAACTTCATGCAGCTCCACCAATTAGCATTAAGGACACGACATATAATAGAACAACTGTGTACCAATATTTTAACTCGTTTTGCCCGCACCTATGGTCCCTTTCCTTTAGCCTGTGATGCATTAATTCATCAACGTTATGAGGAGCTTAACTTATTCTTACGCCAAAACCATGGCGAACGAGATTTAGAATCCTTGGGAAGGACTTATAAACAGATTCAACAAAATTAA
- a CDS encoding glycosyltransferase translates to MIKHICILIPAKNEEKLLPRCLYSIINATQLLPKSIHTDIICCVDSSSDNTFKIAQNIIGPQGIVLEISEGNVGFARRYATEEALNRYQGSLEACWLANTDADCEVPKNWLANHILWANQGTHALAGIVKVDSYSEHESQVPELFQNQYIIYEDDSHPHIHGANLGIRADVYLRTGGWKPLVTAEDHDLWNRMKTLSLNLKSHADCFVITSGRKQGRAPHGFAEKLTSFNGRNYGQFRE, encoded by the coding sequence ATGATTAAACATATTTGCATTCTCATTCCAGCTAAAAATGAAGAAAAACTTCTACCCCGATGCCTTTATTCCATTATTAACGCGACCCAATTACTCCCTAAATCAATTCACACAGATATAATTTGTTGCGTTGATTCCTCGAGCGATAATACGTTTAAAATAGCCCAAAATATTATTGGCCCGCAGGGAATTGTTTTAGAAATTAGCGAAGGTAATGTAGGCTTTGCCAGACGATATGCTACAGAAGAAGCTCTTAATCGTTATCAAGGCTCATTAGAGGCCTGTTGGTTGGCCAATACGGATGCTGATTGCGAAGTCCCCAAAAATTGGCTCGCCAATCACATCCTATGGGCAAATCAAGGAACTCATGCCCTTGCAGGGATTGTCAAAGTAGACTCCTATTCCGAACATGAATCCCAAGTTCCAGAATTATTTCAAAATCAATACATAATTTATGAAGATGATTCCCACCCTCATATTCATGGTGCCAATCTGGGTATACGCGCCGATGTTTACCTAAGAACGGGCGGCTGGAAACCGCTGGTTACAGCGGAAGATCATGATCTCTGGAATAGAATGAAAACCTTAAGCTTGAATTTAAAATCACATGCTGATTGTTTTGTAATTACAAGTGGTCGCAAACAAGGACGTGCCCCTCATGGATTTGCGGAAAAACTAACCTCATTCAATGGACGAAACTATGGACAATTTAGAGAGTGA
- a CDS encoding SAM-dependent methyltransferase, whose protein sequence is MNINAEFFEMMYQNNPDPWRFASNAYELNRYEKICDIVRNQRPHYIFEAGCSIGILTEKLAQIAQFVEAIDISHTAATIAQKRCHALANVKIQCDSLSNYVANPNTDLFILSEIGYYFYPEEWENIIKKILISKTSSFHLLASHWLGTSSDHILSADEVHSIICSLNVFQLKRSVRTKDFRLDYWEKNND, encoded by the coding sequence ATGAATATTAACGCTGAATTTTTCGAAATGATGTATCAAAATAATCCAGACCCATGGCGATTTGCTTCAAACGCTTACGAATTAAATCGGTATGAGAAAATTTGCGACATTGTTCGTAATCAACGCCCTCATTATATTTTTGAAGCGGGATGTTCTATAGGTATTTTAACAGAAAAACTAGCTCAGATAGCTCAATTTGTTGAGGCGATTGATATCTCCCATACTGCCGCCACAATAGCCCAAAAAAGATGCCATGCATTAGCCAATGTTAAAATCCAATGTGATTCCCTAAGCAATTATGTGGCTAACCCCAATACGGATTTATTTATTTTAAGTGAGATTGGGTATTATTTTTACCCAGAGGAATGGGAGAATATTATTAAAAAAATTCTTATCAGTAAAACCTCCTCATTTCATCTTCTCGCTTCTCATTGGTTAGGAACGTCATCAGATCACATACTCAGTGCAGATGAAGTGCATTCTATAATTTGTTCCTTAAACGTTTTTCAATTAAAACGAAGCGTGCGTACCAAGGATTTTCGCTTAGACTATTGGGAAAAAAATAATGATTAA